The proteins below come from a single Juglans regia cultivar Chandler chromosome 12, Walnut 2.0, whole genome shotgun sequence genomic window:
- the LOC108997538 gene encoding replication factor C subunit 5-like gives MGFQYKRNISPMSRPERDSHVSPYKPRLDERKLDRNDFAGSTRKQNHRTLSRDGNGAHPVQLLEVDRVVGEKTNYRRRSATAPRLRKNDYGNMLQREESAPSPLPNMVRKHKEAVNHVKTPSVGELNEMIAKAKLSVGLQDNAPVLESIESISPGDIFFSRDHTALALQKNVLPKNNGSERHFAPKPRMISSGDAAAHQRFKVNDTFDLNPGNTPSRTGFSQTTISSSSAMSGKNSGKLSNKSSKMSDTSGRTTESMRKFTANRRKSQSSPWLACMRKGPCRTSKSPEHRPFDETMFIDKAFVVENLRQFWADKHQPGSLNGFTCHKQEAQLLKQIVSHDVCPHILLKGPTGSGKRALTMALLREIYGDDCWNISHDLRCFQIQERRPMQVVVPLTFSTHHVELNVNLEANAKYALIGLVKEISSQYAVPPEVSNVNFRPEYKVIVLYEVDKAEQSTQHLMKWIMDCYTESCKLILCCEDDADILESVKTRCKVMKVDALVTHEIMEVLMQIARKEDFDLPTTFATKIATKSKQNLRKAIMALEACKAHNYPFDDDQPVPIGWEEVLDELAADILADPSPTRLSYIREKFQKLLLDFVHPKLILQKLVEQFLKRVETSSKRQLYYWHAYYNKKLPAGTSAILKLEEFVAKFISIYRKSSSNRQYI, from the exons ATGGGTTttcaatataaaagaaatattagtcCCATGTCAAGACCAGAGCGCGACAGCCATGTTTCTCCCTATAAACCAAGGTTAGATGAACGCAAACTGGATAGGAATGATTTTGCAGGGTCGACTAGAAAGCAAAATCACAGAACTCTGAGTAGAGACGGAAATGGAGCTCATCCAGTACAGCTTCTTGAAGTTGATAGAGTGGTAGGTGAGAAAACAAACTACAGGCGTAGATCAGCGACTGCTCCAAGACTGAGGAAAAACGATTATGGTAATATGCTGCAGAGAGAAGAGAGTGCCCCCTCGCCATTGCCAAACATGGTTCGTAAACATAAGGAAGCTGTGAATCATGTAAAAACACCTTCAGTAGGTGAACTCAATGAAATGATTGCCAAGGCAAAGCTTTCTGTTGGTCTTCAAGATAATGCACCTGTACTTGAGAGCATTGAATCCATTTCACCAGGTGATATCTTCTTTTCCAGGGATCACACAGCACTGGCGCTGCAGAAGAATGTTCTGCCCAAAAATAATGGTTCTGAGAGGCATTTCGCCCCGAAGCCTAGAATGATTTCCTCAGGAGATGCTGCTGCTCACCAACGATTTAAAGTAAATGATACTTTTGATCTTAACCCCGGGAATACTCCATCCCGAACTGGTTTTTCGCAAACAACTATTTCCTCTAGCTCTGCTATGAGTGGGAAAAATAGCGGTAAACTTAGCAACAAGAGTAGTAAGATGAGTGATACTAGTGGAAGAACCACTGAGAGCATGAGAAAATTCACAGCCAATAGGAGGAAGAGTCAATCAAGTCCATGGTTGGCTTGCATGAGAAAGGGCCCTTGCAGAACATCAAAATCACCTGAACATCGACCATTTGATGAAACTATGTTTATTGACAAGGCATTTGTGGTTGAAAACCTCAGACAGTTTTGGGCGGATAAACATCAGCCTGGTTCATTGAATGGATTCACTTGCCACAAACAAGAGGCTCAACTTCTTAAGCAAATT GTGTCCCATGACGTCTGTCCCCACATTTTGCTCAAGGGACCAACTGGTTCAGGGAAGAGAGCACTAACAATGGCTCTTCTACGTGAAATATATGGTGATGATTGTTGGAAT ATATCGCATGATCTCAGATGTTTCCAGATTCAG GAAAGAAGGCCAATGCAAGTAGTCGTTCCATTAACATTCAGCACTCACCATGTGGAGCTCAATGTAAACTTGGAAGCAAATGCTAAATATGCATTAATAGGGTTAGTCAAGGAAATAAGCAGTCAATATGCAGTCCCCCCTGAAGTCAGCAATGTCAATTTCAGGCCAGAATATAAAG TGATAGTCCTATATGAGGTTGACAAAGCAGAGCAGAGCACTCAGCATCTGATGAAGTGGATCATGGACTGTTACACAGAGTCTTGCAAACTCATTCTCTGCTGTGAAGATGATGCAGACATCCTTGAATCTGTGAAAACCCGCTGCAAAGTTATGAAGGTTGATGCCCTTGTTACTCATGAA ATCATGGAGGTTCTAATGCAGATAGCAAGAAAGGAGGACTTTGATCTACCTACGACCTTTGCCACTAAGATTGCTACTAAATCAAAGCAGAACCTGAGAAAAGCAATCATGGCTTTGGAAGCATGCAAAGCACACAA TTACCCTTTCGATGATGACCAACCAGTTCCAATTGGATGGGAAGAAGTCCTAGACGAACTTGCTGCAGATATCCTAGCTGATCCATCGCCTACgag ATTATCTTATATACGGGAAAAGTTTCAAAAGCTTCTTTTGGATTTTGTACACCCAAAACTCATCCTCCAG AAGCTCGTGGAACAGTTCCTTAAGCGAGTAGAGACTAGTTCAAAGAGGCAACTTTATTATTGGCATGCTTATTAT AATAAGAAACTCCCAGCAGGAACAAGTGCTATACTGAAATTAGAAG aATTTGTGGCCAAGTTCATCAGTATATACAGGAAGAGTTCCAGTAATCGTCAGTACATATAG